In the genome of Arachis stenosperma cultivar V10309 chromosome 2, arast.V10309.gnm1.PFL2, whole genome shotgun sequence, the window TTATATCAATATGTCACATGTTACTAACTGACTCATTAGTATACTGTTATATGTGgtcaaatcataaaataatagatatattaaCTGTCAATATAATCAAAGTACGTTAATATACTCTTAACGAAAAATGAATCAAAAATTAATATGATACACTtttatcaatataaaaaatataattaatataattaaaataaaaaaataatacatatttttaatctcaaaaatcattttgaaaGTTTAAGTCCAATAAATCATTACTTTTTGACAAAATAAGACAATACATCTCCAAATTGACCCCAATCCGAATGACAATGAGAATAATgctaataacaataacaattaaGAGTAAATCTGAGATGGGCTTGGCAAATACAACTTATAATTTGGCCTGTTTCACGTTGGACCGAATAATAATTGGAAAATTTAGTAAGGTTAAAGATATAATAACACaaagataatttatttaatttaatatataatattatttaattattttaagaataattaaaaaaattaaactattttaaaCTTATTTCTTTATTATCCCACACTCGGACATAcatttttataagaaaatatataaaaactcTTAAGATTCCAGCAAGGCAAACTGGAGAAGGTCGGAGTTACGCTGGAATTCATCCATATCAGGCTCGGTCATGGTTACCCATGCCTCTATGCCATCCCCAGTTCTTGTAGGAATCAAATATGTCACATTCTTCATAGGCAAATTAATGTTTCTCACCTTAATTGGCTTCCCCCATCCAAAATCAACTTCATAGAAACCAAATCTTGTCCAACTACTAAATCCACAACATGCAACAAGATTTTCAGCGACCCTTAATCTtgcttccttgaagaattcatCGAACTCATCCAAACCGTCACCTTGAAGTAGCATATCTGAATAACCCGCACTAGTTTCTCTAACAGCATTCCTAACCATCCCCACCAAATCACACAACTCTTCTGTTCCATAACCTCCGTCACCCAAATCCACCAATTCAGAAATAGAATAAAGCCAAAGATTGCCAAACAAGTTTTTTGGCAACGGTGGCACCATTCGATTACGAATGTCGACGGCGTGGCACACCATAGAAGCCTTGTAACAGGTTCTGTTACACTCCCCAGAAGAACTTCCTTTTGCTACTTGAATTGCTGATTTCCATATGAGTGCTGTGACAGCTTCGACGCGAGTCGGATTAAAGCTTCCAAATCTAGCTCTCAATCTGGACAAGTCCGTTGGACTAAACAAGAAACACTTGGTCACGAGCTTTTCATTGCCACCACCGACCATGAGACTAGTGATGGCCCATTCTATTCCCCGTGGAGGGAAAATCAATGCTGCATCCATTTGAGGTGGGTCTACTTGGTTGAAAAGACCCTTTGCAGTTTTAGCCCAAGCATTGAGGAATGATGATGTTGCTTCGCCATCTGCTACCTTGTGTGAGAGGCACACACCAAGTGCAATACCCCCACACTTGAATTCACTCAACTGAACCGCCATGGTCactttgtgtttgtcatcattaTGATCCAAACTACTAGAAACATTATTATATGGGTCAAATGGCAAAAGCTCCTGCATTTGGGATTGAGACCTTTTGAGAATATCTATAAGGTTAGTGGGGAATTTACACTCGATGTAAGGTACACCTTCATCATTACAATCAACAGAGGAAGGTGAGGTACATTTGAATCTTCCACAGAATGGGTAATATAGAGTGAGAACTTTGGATAAAGAAACCTTTAATTTATTGGATATGGTCTCGACATCATGAGTTCCAAAGGAACTATTAATATCAGTGGCTGAGTAGAATAAAATTATTGGAATATAGATTGGAGGAGCCATCTCATCAACGAGGGAGATTTTGAAATCTCTAAGGTGATTAGGGGTTGGAGACGATGGCTTTACCATTACCTTAATAGACACAATATCAAGTTTAGGCATCATTGTTGTTGGTTCAATCGATTTTTGAACTAAGGCACCGT includes:
- the LOC130963113 gene encoding stemmadenine O-acetyltransferase-like, encoding MMPKLDIVSIKVMVKPSSPTPNHLRDFKISLVDEMAPPIYIPIILFYSATDINSSFGTHDVETISNKLKVSLSKVLTLYYPFCGRFKCTSPSSVDCNDEGVPYIECKFPTNLIDILKRSQSQMQELLPFDPYNNVSSSLDHNDDKHKVTMAVQLSEFKCGGIALGVCLSHKVADGEATSSFLNAWAKTAKGLFNQVDPPQMDAALIFPPRGIEWAITSLMVGGGNEKLVTKCFLFSPTDLSRLRARFGSFNPTRVEAVTALIWKSAIQVAKGSSSGECNRTCYKASMVCHAVDIRNRMVPPLPKNLFGNLWLYSISELVDLGDGGYGTEELCDLVGMVRNAVRETSAGYSDMLLQGDGLDEFDEFFKEARLRVAENLVACCGFSSWTRFGFYEVDFGWGKPIKVRNINLPMKNVTYLIPTRTGDGIEAWVTMTEPDMDEFQRNSDLLQFALLES